A genomic segment from Truepera sp. encodes:
- a CDS encoding HD-GYP domain-containing protein — MGVSITTTVGLLGVSSGFLAPVVLIPIPFSAMLAAIAVRSSMRRGGLLTDMKSPSETRQSPYLSREEVRLGLAELAQKDNPDTHEHSKWVAETAVLLGRELGLPDDALSSLYCAGVLHDLGKIAVPKSILEKTGRLSDEELREIRRHPVVGAEIIMAVLPDESDLVNAVRFHHERWDGYGYPEGRRATGIPLAARIIAIVDVFEALTSNRAYRAALTPDQAIVYIRGAAGLHFDAELVRLFEKLYSAGRIRREKWTATIQPSLA, encoded by the coding sequence ATGGGCGTGTCCATCACTACGACTGTTGGCCTGCTTGGCGTCAGTTCTGGATTCTTGGCCCCCGTTGTGCTTATCCCTATTCCATTTTCAGCGATGTTGGCGGCTATAGCCGTCCGGTCCTCAATGAGGCGAGGGGGCCTTCTCACAGATATGAAGTCGCCGTCAGAGACGAGGCAGTCCCCCTATTTGTCGAGAGAAGAAGTTCGCCTGGGTCTGGCCGAGTTGGCACAGAAAGACAATCCCGATACGCACGAGCACAGCAAGTGGGTGGCTGAAACAGCTGTCCTTTTGGGCAGAGAACTAGGTCTACCCGACGACGCATTGAGCTCCTTGTACTGTGCAGGCGTCTTACACGATTTGGGCAAGATCGCCGTGCCCAAGTCGATTCTTGAGAAGACTGGTAGGCTTAGTGATGAGGAGCTTAGAGAGATTCGAAGGCACCCAGTAGTTGGGGCAGAGATAATTATGGCAGTGCTTCCGGATGAATCGGATCTTGTCAATGCAGTCCGGTTCCACCACGAGCGCTGGGATGGCTACGGTTATCCGGAAGGCAGACGGGCTACGGGCATCCCCTTAGCAGCACGGATTATCGCTATAGTGGATGTGTTCGAGGCCCTAACAAGCAACCGTGCCTATCGCGCTGCACTTACGCCCGACCAAGCTATCGTCTACATTCGTGGCGCAGCTGGCCTCCACTTTGACGCGGAATTAGTGCGGTTGTTTGAGAAGCTTTACTCAGCTGGCCGGATTCGCCGAGAGAAGTGGACTGCGACTATACAACCGAGCCTGGCGTGA